In Arthrobacter sp. SLBN-112, a genomic segment contains:
- a CDS encoding TlyA family RNA methyltransferase gives MPVRLDQALVARGLARSRTHAASLISEGKVSSGGQVLAKASLQIDDGRDLAVEHDAQDVYASRAGHKLAGALDAFPAITVQGKRCLDAGASTGGFTDVLLRRGAAHVVAVDVGHGQLVPHLRNDPRVAVHEGMNVRYMAPEHIGGTCALTVADLSFISLTLVVRPLADCTEPGGDLVLMVKPQFEIGKDRLGRTGVVTSERERRLAVEKVATAALDAGLDLCGLAVSPLPGQDGNVEYFLWIRRRNTQDLPKIEEREAAAAALLGQIWPNH, from the coding sequence ATGCCAGTACGCCTCGACCAGGCACTGGTGGCGCGCGGGCTGGCACGGTCGCGGACGCACGCAGCCTCGCTCATCTCGGAGGGCAAGGTCAGCTCCGGCGGCCAGGTCCTTGCCAAAGCGTCCCTCCAGATCGACGACGGCCGTGACCTCGCCGTCGAGCACGATGCCCAGGACGTTTACGCCAGCCGCGCCGGGCACAAGCTGGCGGGTGCCCTCGATGCCTTCCCGGCCATCACCGTCCAGGGCAAAAGGTGCCTCGACGCCGGCGCCTCCACCGGCGGCTTCACCGATGTCCTGCTCCGCCGCGGGGCCGCACACGTGGTGGCGGTCGACGTCGGGCACGGCCAATTGGTGCCGCACCTCCGCAACGACCCGCGCGTGGCAGTCCACGAGGGAATGAATGTCCGGTACATGGCACCGGAGCACATCGGGGGGACGTGCGCCCTGACTGTCGCCGACCTCTCCTTTATTTCCCTCACCCTGGTGGTGCGGCCGCTGGCGGATTGCACCGAGCCCGGCGGTGACCTGGTGCTCATGGTGAAGCCGCAGTTCGAGATCGGCAAGGACCGCCTGGGCAGGACCGGCGTGGTCACATCGGAGCGCGAACGCCGGCTGGCCGTGGAGAAAGTCGCCACGGCAGCGCTGGACGCCGGGCTGGACCTGTGTGGGCTGGCGGTCAGCCCGCTTCCGGGACAGGATGGCAACGTCGAATACTTCCTGTGGATAAGACGCAGGAACACCCAAGACTTGCCTAAGATCGAAGAGCGAGAGGCAGCAGCCGCTGCGTTGCTCGGACAAATCTGGCCGAACCACTAG
- a CDS encoding HAD-IIA family hydrolase: MSDVSLVSRFDALLADLDGVVYAGPHAIPGAVDALKQLSGLGIGLGYVTNNASRSPADVAAHLRELGAPAEDSQVVSSSQAAAELLASLLAPGSRVLITGSSALAREIELVGLVPVGSQDEEPVAVVQGFSPSIGWKDLAEAAYVVSAGALWVATNTDMSIPQARGIAPGNGTLVAAVAAATGQQPKVAGKPEAPLFHSAAKRLGAERPLVVGDRLDTDILGGNNADFATVAVLTGVDTRESILAARSAERPDYIIENLAGLHRPYPDVTHDDGTYACGHATARVANGAVGIIGGKDNLDSWRAACAAWWAATPDASAPQAPKLVWMDH, translated from the coding sequence ATGAGTGACGTTTCCCTGGTTTCACGCTTCGACGCGCTCCTCGCAGACCTGGATGGCGTGGTCTATGCCGGTCCGCACGCGATTCCGGGAGCCGTGGATGCGCTGAAGCAGCTCTCCGGGCTGGGCATTGGGCTGGGCTACGTAACGAACAATGCCTCGCGCTCACCGGCGGACGTCGCCGCGCACCTTCGTGAACTCGGTGCCCCTGCAGAGGACAGCCAGGTGGTCAGCTCCTCCCAAGCGGCAGCGGAACTGCTGGCCTCGCTGCTTGCACCCGGATCACGGGTCCTGATCACCGGAAGTTCCGCACTGGCCCGCGAGATAGAGCTGGTGGGCCTGGTGCCCGTCGGCAGCCAGGACGAGGAACCGGTGGCCGTGGTCCAGGGCTTCAGCCCGTCCATTGGCTGGAAGGACCTGGCGGAGGCAGCGTATGTGGTGTCCGCCGGTGCACTCTGGGTGGCAACGAACACCGACATGTCCATTCCGCAGGCTCGCGGGATCGCACCGGGGAACGGCACCCTGGTGGCCGCCGTGGCAGCCGCTACCGGCCAGCAACCCAAAGTTGCCGGAAAACCCGAGGCACCGCTGTTCCACTCGGCCGCCAAACGCCTCGGGGCCGAGCGCCCCCTGGTCGTGGGGGACCGCCTGGATACCGACATCCTGGGCGGCAACAACGCAGACTTTGCCACCGTCGCCGTCCTGACCGGCGTCGATACCCGCGAAAGCATCCTCGCCGCACGGTCCGCGGAACGGCCCGACTACATCATTGAGAACCTGGCTGGGCTGCACCGTCCGTACCCGGATGTGACGCACGACGACGGCACCTACGCGTGCGGCCACGCGACGGCACGCGTGGCCAACGGCGCGGTGGGCATCATTGGCGGCAAGGACAACCTAGATTCCTGGCGCGCAGCATGTGCCGCCTGGTGGGCCGCGACCCCGGACGCATCGGCCCCGCAGGCGCCCAAGCTGGTGTGGATGGATCATTAG